GCGTTCCGCGCCCTCGAAACGTACCGCTGGCCGGGCAACGTGCGCGAGCTGCAGAACGTGGTCGAGCGGCTGATCTGGACTTCCGTCGAGGACGTCGTGGGCGTCGAGCATCTGCCGACCCGCCTTCTCCAGGGACGCACGGATTCGATTCTTCCTGCGCGTGAGCGCCGCCGGCAGCGGGCGGACGACATCTTCAAGGCGCTCACGGAAGGCTCGTTCTCGTTCTGGGAACACGTGCATCCGCTCTTCCTGGATCGTGACATCACCCGGAACGACGTGCGCGACCTCGTGCGCCGGGGTCTGGCCGCCACGCGCGGCAACTACCAGGCCCTCGTCCGGCTCTTCGGCATGCCAGACACCGACTACAAGCGTTTCCTGAATTTTCTGGGCACCCACGGCTGCGTCGTGGATTTCCGTGAGTTCCGCCCCGCCGCCGCGCGCGACGGGGCGGTGACGAAAGAAGAGAAGGTGCCGTCGGAAACGCGGGCCCCCCGAGGCGGCAGGGCGAATCCCACGCCGTAGACAGCTCTATGAGCAAGCCGATGTTTCTCGGTCCACTGGTTGGTAAAGGCGCAGGCCGATACGAACTCATCAACACCGAGCGCGGCACCGTGCTCGCCACACACGTCGAACCCGCCTTCGAGTCGAAGACGCGGCGCCGGGGATTGCTCGGCCGCGACTCCGTGCCCGACGACTATGCGCTCATCATCGCGCCGTGCAGCAGCGTGCACACGTTCTTCATGCGTTTCTCCCTCGACCTTGTGTTCGTGTCGAAGGACGGCACAGTCGTCAAGACGTGCCGATCGGTGAAGCCGTGGCGGATGGCGGGCGCGTGGCGCGCGTTCGCGGTGATTGAAGCGGCTGCCGGGTTCATCGATCGCACAGAGATCGTGCCGGGTGAGGTGGTCGGGTTGCGTGAGATTCCGGAGAGGCGACGGGCTTCGGACGTGATCCCTCCGCTGACGGGTACGCCCTCGCATGAGGCTGGCGGCCCGAAGACGAGCGAGGTGGGTGGGTCGAAGACGCAAGAGGCGGGTCGGCCGAAGCCGGTGACGCTGGCGGATATCATCGGCCACCGGACGCCGCTCGGCTGGTTCGAGAGCGTCGCGATCGTGCAGGAGATGTGCGCGGCAGTTCTTGCGCGTCTGCCCGCCGACGACCCGTGTGTGCCCGAACTGGCTGACATCGCGCTGACGGACGTCGGCGGCGTTGCCCTGCTTGCCAGGGGGCCCGAGGGACATTCGCTCGTGCGCCGCGCCTGTCTGGTGCTTCTGTCGCTGACCCCAGAGGTCCGGCTGCCGACGGAGTTGCGACTGTTCGCGTTGGGAGGATTGTCGCCCACACCTCGGTTCAAGTCTCTCCAGGAGTTGCACACCGAGCTCGAGTTCTACGAGCGGCCGGATCGACCCGTCATCGTCCGCGGGGTGTACAAGCGCTACCGGCACCTGTCGGGTCCAGCAGCGCCTCTG
This window of the Acidobacteriota bacterium genome carries:
- a CDS encoding DUF192 domain-containing protein; translated protein: MSKPMFLGPLVGKGAGRYELINTERGTVLATHVEPAFESKTRRRGLLGRDSVPDDYALIIAPCSSVHTFFMRFSLDLVFVSKDGTVVKTCRSVKPWRMAGAWRAFAVIEAAAGFIDRTEIVPGEVVGLREIPERRRASDVIPPLTGTPSHEAGGPKTSEVGGSKTQEAGRPKPVTLADIIGHRTPLGWFESVAIVQEMCAAVLARLPADDPCVPELADIALTDVGGVALLARGPEGHSLVRRACLVLLSLTPEVRLPTELRLFALGGLSPTPRFKSLQELHTELEFYERPDRPVIVRGVYKRYRHLSGPAAPLEEVKPPDVLEPPLSRPPGYRPWWKRKSVWNGIFVLVLTLVAATVIWEWRRPEGRWLREDVDRVTQVASGVAHRAADAARGYRDVAWRKLGLASAEPTSAPSVVEADAPAAAEPAEPRRVIPPSPRPQEPQAPPAVPPLGPPQPGEPPAAAALVPPQPGAATPAPVSSQSPTAGAVAAAPTTVYSAADPLVVPPELLRPVLPKGPPPGVRSEDLPEVEVLVSATGQVETVKLLSSGAAGPRAAMMLSVVKTWAFKPATRAGQPVRYRYRMRLTR